From Pan paniscus chromosome 6, NHGRI_mPanPan1-v2.0_pri, whole genome shotgun sequence, one genomic window encodes:
- the LOC100969202 gene encoding serine/arginine-rich splicing factor 8-like: protein MSCGRPHPDVDGMITLKVDNLTYRTSPDSLRRVFEKYGRVGDVYIPREPHTKAPRGFAFVRFHDRSDAQDAEAAMDGAVLDGRELRVQMARYGRRDLPRSSQEEPSGRSWGGRYGRRSRSPRGRHRSQSRGPSYSKSRSRSHYGGSGYSPSPYRRSRYSRSPYRRSHYRGSRYGRSPYSGSYSWHHYSRSPYRESHYRESRYRRSPYIRSSRNRSPYRRSHSKSGSRSRSPSTSKSSSPRRSKSSSVSRSGSLSRSRSTSRSPPPTSKRESKSRSRSKSPPKSPEGEKGQVPS, encoded by the coding sequence ATGAGCTGCGGCCGCCCCCATCCCGACGTGGATGGCATGATCACCCTCAAGGTGGACAACCTGACCTACCGCACCTCTCCCGACAGCTTGAGGCGCGTGTTCGAGAAGTACGGGCGCGTGGGCGACGTGTACATCCCACGGGAGCCCCACACCAAGGCGCCCCGGGGCTTCGCCTTCGTCCGGTTTCACGACCGGAGCGACGCGCAAGACGCCGAGGCCGCCATGGACGGGGCGGTGCTGGACGGACGCGAGCTGCGGGTGCAGATGGCGCGCTATGGCCGCCGGGACCTGCCTCGCAGCAGCCAGGAAGAGCCAAGCGGCAGGTCCTGGGGCGGCCGCTACGGACGGCGGAGCCGCAGCCCCAGGGGGCGACACCGCAGCCAATCccggggtcccagctactctaagTCCCGCAGCAGATCTCACTATGGGGGGTCTGGCTATAGCCCGTCTCCCTACAGGAGATCTCGGTACAGCCGATCTCCCTACAGACGATCTCATTACAGGGGATCTCGCTACGGCCGATCTCCCTACAGTGGATCTTACAGCTGGCATCACTACAGCCGATCTCCCTACAGGGAATCTCACTACAGGGAATCTCGCTACAGGAGGTCTCCCTACATCCGGTCTTCCCGCAACAGGTCTCCCTACCGCCGCTCTCACTCGAAGTCTGGGTCTCGCTCTCGATCTCCATCAACCTCCAAATCCAGCTCTCCACGAAGATCCAAGTCCTCCTCCGTCTCCAGATCCGGCTCACTGTCCAGGTCTAGATCTACGTCCAGGAGTCCTCCCCCCACATCCAAGAGGGAATCCAAGTCCAGGTCGCGATCCAAGAGTCCTCCCAAGTCTCCTGAAGGGGAAAAAGGACAAGTGCCCTCCTAG